Proteins co-encoded in one Pseudochaenichthys georgianus chromosome 22, fPseGeo1.2, whole genome shotgun sequence genomic window:
- the fam161b gene encoding protein FAM161B, giving the protein MPKLETLLEDGLRSELMLKQHLKALSETLRQQLQETQRRQKEKLERRIHQNSLLSTDVDPESRNEMKHQAKHLGMRKSSSTSALTSGKETLNHLRQSEKSFSAACLSSNWKNGSVRASRLAPAGTQCQRFAVSKTTQEMREDEATAECQRKFCARPVPSHVIQPLYQEMMELKEKERKQGLKHRRDFWLSSERPFSFQEKEKEKREKLIALINQDTEDQKTKATAVRKPPHKEVKDPSDSRLKDQELGRQVPTQTAVPHENRTVSGSPKLRTAERNRQEKLGFLDERPSFQPKILQRVPDFSRLHKALQTEGLRKSQSKDMIKCQPFFLRTSALPARQSRTSPEKSQLPTKSNISRSKSLGALTSLSADTLPTYITDAARKRCMAIRKSMEIRDSKNEESAEWFRKHQTRSQAMKKTITLHAKLLDPHESLKEVFNYKLQHHREADQQRMRDYMKELRDMKARVSERPYLFEQVKQKNAKAHAEQTYRNTLKTAGLKEQFVEENGEVASISEEDSDENCSTEEDIPSREENVDGGEKIEDVEEKSVKAKAEERP; this is encoded by the exons ATGCCAAAGTTGGAGACCTTGCTGGAAGATGGACTCAGATCAGAGTTAATGCTCAAGCAGCATCTGAAGGCCCTGAGTGAGACCCTCAGGCAGCAGCTGCAGGAGACACAAaggagacagaaagagaagCTTGAGAGGAGGATTCATCAGAACTCTCTGCTGTCAACAGATGTGGACCCAGAGTcaagaaatgaaatgaaacatcAGGCCAA ACATTTGGGAATGAGGAAATCTTCCTCTACCTCTGCCCTGACCTCAGGCAAAGAGACATTGAACCATCTCAGGCAATCAGAGAAGTCATTTTCTGCAGCCTGTCTTTCTTCAAACTGGAAGAATGGTTCAGTCAGGGCTTCCAGGCTGGCTCCTGCTGGGACACAGTGTCAACGGTTTGCTGTATCTAAAACAACACAAGAGATGAGAGAAGATGAGGCCACGGCTGAGTGTCAGAGGAAGTTCTGCGCTCGCCCAGTGCCCAGCCACGTCATCCAGCCCCTCTATCAGGAGATGATGGAgctgaaggagaaggagaggaaGCAAGGCCTTAAGCACAGGAGGGACTTCTGGCTCTCTAGTGAAAGACCTTTCAGCTTCCAGGAGAAAGAAAAGGAGAAAAGGGAGAAGCTAATAGCGTTGATAAACCAAGACACAGAAGATCAGAAAACCAAGGCTACTGCTGTAAGGAAACCTCCTCACAAAGAGGTCAAAGACCCGTCTGATTCACGGCTGAAAG ACCAGGAGCTTGGCAGACAAGTCCCCACTCAGACGGCAGTGCCACATGAGAATCGTACCGTGTCAGGCAGCCCCAAACTCCGCACCGCTGAGCGCAACAGGCAAGAAAAGTTGGGTTTTCTGGATGAGAGACCCAGCTTCCAGCCAAAAATCCTCCAGCGTGTCCCTGACTTCAGCAGGCTGCACAAAGCCTTGCAGACAGAAGGGCTGAGAAAATCTCAGAGTAAAGATATGATAAAATGTCAGCCCTTCTTTCTGAGGACATCAGCTCTCCCTGCAAGGCAAAGTAGGACCAGCCCTGAAAAATCACAG CTACCGACAAAAAGTAATATCAGCAGAAGCAAGTCACTTGGGGCCTTAACATCCCTGTCTGCAGACACACTCCCCACATATATCACAGATGCTGCAAGGAAGCGCTGCATGGCCATCAG AAAGTCAATGGAGATAAGGGATAGCAAGAATGAAGAGAGTGCCGAGTGGTTTAGGAAGCACCAAACGAGGTCGCAGGCCATGAAGAAGACTATCACTCTCCATGCCAAGCTGCTGGACCCACACGAGAGCTTGAAAGAAGTGTTTAATTACAAACTTCAGCACCATCG AGAGGCTGACCAACAAAGGATGAGAGACTACATGAAGGAGTTACGGGACATGAAGGCACGAGTTAGCGAACGGCCTTATCTGTTCGAACAGGTCAAACAG AAAAATGCGAAGGCTCACGCAGAGCAGACATACAGGAACACGCTGAAGACAGCTGGTTTAAAGGAGCAATTTGTTGAGGAAAATGGAGAAGTAGCATCTATATCTGAGGAGGATTCAGACGAGAACTGCAGCACGGAGGAAGACATTCCCAGCAG GGAGGAAAATGTAGACGGCGGGGAGAAAATTGAAGATGTGGAGGAGAAGAGCGTGAAGGCCAAAGCGGAAGAAAGGCCATGA
- the LOC117467249 gene encoding ectonucleoside triphosphate diphosphohydrolase 5-like, translated as MAMPSLLLTFSLWLLAGSLIVEATYYRHHRYVPHVYRYREHSDNTENLLPEVSNPEPVVPQPGEPIYPVIPEVFHPAPEVLHPLPEAFHPVPEVVHPAPEPYHRAEVFHSVIEASSPVNTSRVFYGIMFDAGSTGSRIHIYKFIQKDPVELPVLDNEMYYAVKPGLSAYKDNPEEGGNTIRQLLKVAKKTVPEEDWRRTPVVLKATAGLRLLPEDKANALLKEVREVFDESPFFVPNNSVSILNGAKEGVLAWVTVNFLTGHLYSNTRRTVGILDLGGGSTQITFLPKSKKTIQSAPATYISSFNLFKHTYQLYTHSYLGNGLFAARLATLGALGADGLDWKVFSSSCLPKKFTENVTFGGTTYKVSGIPDGYAGYKLCYYEVMKVIKGIVHQPYEVKGSSVFYAFSYYFDRAVESGLIDGSRGGAVEVRDFKRRAKEVCNKMTKYRAISPFLCMDLTYITCLLKDGFGFKDSTVLQLAKKVNNVETSWALGATFDYFRNLNIH; from the exons ATGGCCATGCCGAGCCTGCTCCTCACTTTCTCCCTGTGGCTCCTGGCTGGGAGCCTCATAGTGGAGGCGACTTACTACCGGCACCACCGCTACGTCCCCCACGTCTACCGCTACCGGGAACACTCTGACAACACGGAGAACCTCCTCCCTGAGGTCTCCAACCCGGAGCCTGTAGTCCCACAGCCGGGTGAGCCGATCTACCCCGTGATCCCCGAGGTGTTCCACCCGGCACCTGAAGTCCTACACCCCTTACCAGAGGCTTTCCACCCGGTGCCCGAAGTCGTGCATCCTGCACCTGAGCCCTACCACCGAGCTGAGGTTTTCCATTCGGTGATTGAAGCCTCCTCCCCCGTCAACACCAGTCGGGTTTTCTACGGGATCATGTTTGACGCTGGGAGCACGGGCAGCAGGATCCACATCTATAAGTTCATCCAGAAAGACCCTG TTGAGCTGCCAGTCCTGGACAATGAAATGTACTACGCCGTGAAGCCTGGTCTTTCTGCCTATAAAGACAACCCTGAGGAG GGTGGCAACACTATCCGTCAGTTGCTGAAAGTTGCCAAGAAGACAGTGCCAGAAGAGGACTGGAGGAGGACGCCGGTGGTCCTGAAGGCCACAGCGGGTCTGCGTCTGCTGCCTGAGGATAAGGCAAATGCTCTTCTGAAGGAG GTGCGAGAGGTTTTTGACGAGTCCCCTTTCTTCGTGCCAAACAACAGTGTTTCTATCTTGAACGGAGCAAAAGAAG GAGTCCTCGCCTGGGTCACAGTGAACTTCCTTACAG GTCACTTGTACTCCAACACAAGGAGGACAGTGGGCATCCTGGACCTGGGTGGAGGATCTACACAGATCACGTTCCTTCCCAAGTCAAAG AAAACTATTCAGTCTGCTCCCGCCACTTATATTTCTAGTTTCAACCTCTTCAAACATACCTATCAACTCTACACACACAG CTACCTGGGAAATGGACTTTTTGCGGCCCGACTGGCGACTCTTGGAGCACTAGGAGCCGATG GTCTAGATTGGAAAGTCTTCTCAAGTTCCTGCCTCCCGAAAAAGTTCACTGAAAACGTAACTTTTGGTGGAACCACCTACAAAGTTAGCGGGATTCCTGACG GGTATGCAGGCTATAAGCTGTGCTACTATGAGGTTATGAAGGTAATCAAAGGAATAGTGCACCAGCCTTATGAAGTGAAGGGCAGCAGTGTCTTCTACGCCTTTTCGTACTACTTCGACAGAGCTGTGGAGTCTGGCCTCATCG ATGGCAGTCGAGGTGGTGCGGTTGAAGTCAGGGATTTTAAGAGGAGAGCCAAAGAAG TGTGCAACAAAATGACCAAGTACCGTGCTATCAGCCCCTTCCTCTGCATGGATTTGACATATATCACTTGTCTACTAAAGGACGGCTTTGGCTTCAAGGACAGCACTGTGCTGCAG CTAGCCAAGAAGGTGAACAACGTGGAGACGAGCTGGGCCCTGGGGGCAACCTTCGACTACTTCAGAAACCTCAACATCCACTAA
- the coq6 gene encoding LOW QUALITY PROTEIN: ubiquinone biosynthesis monooxygenase COQ6, mitochondrial (The sequence of the model RefSeq protein was modified relative to this genomic sequence to represent the inferred CDS: deleted 2 bases in 1 codon), whose protein sequence is MACSLGMDPNLEGKKILLLEAGNKKVMDKVPDTYSTRVSSISPGSASFLTGIGAWDHITQMRCKPYKKMQVWDACSDALITFDKDNLEDEMAYIVENDIAVAALTKQLDSLSDNVRVQYRSKVVKYAWPMPHQAADSIPWVKVTLASGETVQTKLLIGADGPNSMVRRALGIPTVKWNYDQSAVVAVLNLSEPTENNVAWQRFLPTGPIAMLPLSDTESSLVWSTSHRLAEELLELDEESFVDAINSAFWSNENQSELIETAGSLFRSALSVLMPSAGSPRQLPPSVAGISPKSRVMFPLGIGHASEYIRHRVALIGDAAHRVHPLAGQGANLGFGDVACLTKLLSQAAFDGKDLGAIQHLLEYETECQRKNLPMMAAIDLMKRLYSTNAAPVVLLRTFGLQAANMIPTLKEQIMSFASK, encoded by the exons ATGGCATGTTCCTTGG GCATGGATCCCAACTTGGAGGGTAAGAAGATTCTTCTCCTTGAAGCTGGCAACAAGAAAGTGATGGACAAGGTCCCAGACACCTACAGCACCAGAGTCAGCTCCATCAGTCCAGGCTCCGCCTCCTTCCTCACTG GTATTGGAGCATGGGATCACATCACACAGATGAGGTGCAAACCCTATAAAAAGATGCAG GTTTGGGACGCCTGCTCAGATGCCCTGATCACATTCGATAAGGACAACCTGGAGGATGAGATGGCATACATCGTGGAGAACGACATCGCTGTGGCTGCTTTAACTAAACAGCTGGACAGCCTTTCTG ATAACGTGCGAGTTCAGTACAGGTCCAAGGTGGTGAAGTACGCGTGGCCGATGCCCCACCAGGCAGCTGACTCTATCCCATGGGTCAAGGTCACGTTGGCCAGCGGAGAGACGGTTCAGACCAAGCTGTTG ATTGGTGCAGACGGACCAAACTCAATGGTGCGCCGGGCCCTGGGGATACCCACAGTCAAGTGGAATTATGACCAATCAGCTGTGGTCGCGGTGCTGAATCTATCAGAG CCCACAGAGAACAATGTCGCATGGCAGCGGTTCCTCCCAACTGGACCCATTGCAATGTTACCG CTGTCGGACACAGAGAGCTCTCTGGTGTGGTCGACCAGCCATCGGCTCGCAGAGGAGCTGCTGGAGCTGGATGAGGAGAGCTTTGTCGACGCTATCAACTCTGCCTTT TGGAGTAATGAGAACCAGTCGGAGCTGATTGAGACGGCCGGCTCTCTGTTCCGCAGCGCCCTGTCTGTCTTA ATGCCGTCCGCAGGTTCACCTCGACAGCTTCCCCCCAGTGTGGCGGGGATCAGCCCGAAGTCCAGGGTCATGTTTCCTCTGGGCATCGGTCATGCCTCAGAGTACATTAGGCACCGCGTAGCTCTCATTGG GGATGCAGCCCATCGTGTCCATCCTCTGGCGGGTCAGGGAGCCAACCTAGGTTTTGGGGATGTGGCTTGCCTCACAAAGCTCCTGAGCCAGGCAGCCTTTGACGGGAAGGACTTGG gAGCAATACAGCACCTGTTAGAATATGAAACTGAATGCCAGCGGAAAAATCTTCCCATGATGGCCGCCATCGACCTGATGAAGCGCCTTTACTCCACTAACGCCGCTCCCGTGGTTCTCCTACGCACCTTTGGTCTGCAGGCCGCCAATATGATCCCAACGCTAAAA GAGCAGATCATGTCATTTGCAAGCAAGTGA
- the ngb gene encoding neuroglobin, whose protein sequence is MEKLSEKDKELIRGSWESLGKNKVPHGVVMFSRLFELDPELLTLFHYTTNCGSTQDCLSSPEFLEHVTKVMLVIDAAVSHLDDLPSLEDFLLNLGRKHQAVGVNTQSFAEVGESLLYMLQCSLGQAYTAPLRQAWLNLYSIVVAAMSQGWAKNGEDKAD, encoded by the exons ATGGAGAAGCTGTCAGAGAAAGACAAGGAGCTGATACGAGGCAGCTGGGAGAGCCTGGGCAAGAACAAAGTTCCTCATGGTGTCGTCATGTTTTCCAG ACTGTTTGAGCTGGACCCTGAGCTCCTCACTCTTTTCCACTACACTACAAACTGTGGCTCCACACAAGACTGCCTCTCCAGCCCGGAGTTTCTGGAACATGTTACCAAG GTGATGCTTGTGATCGATGCAGCCGTCAGCCATCTGGACGACCTTCCTTCCTTGGAGGACTTTCTGCTCAACCTTGGGAGGAAGCACCAGGCAGTAGGAGTCAACACACAGTCATTTGCC GAGGTGGGTGAGTCCCTTCTCTACATGCTGCAGTGCAGTCTGGGCCAGGCCTACACGGCACCGCTGCGTCAAGCCTGGCTCAACTTGTACAGCATTGTGGTAGCAGCCATGAGCCAGGGATGGGCCAAGAACGGGGAGGACAAGGCCGACTGA
- the LOC117468014 gene encoding LOW QUALITY PROTEIN: basal body-orientation factor 1-like (The sequence of the model RefSeq protein was modified relative to this genomic sequence to represent the inferred CDS: inserted 2 bases in 1 codon; deleted 1 base in 1 codon) yields the protein MTKKKVPKVKRAKAGKGKKESKHESKADKESDSEKAKANAGLWSXEVKVTEQSLVEYREACRKLARANEELTNQLYRAEKDSIDITGFLKKQDAAKAEKINVLQRSLKNQQALAQGEQNKLVDDYTRQINEMKELFRKKSSDFNMIQDGMKRIKEFEKRKAQMEQELSDIRESMDLSDKKHRENLNKVECRFFKEKDRLEKEAERTIAVVVERAHNEAIVQLDDASRSVFKENVRLNEALKYHIKEAEDLHALTRSTAKEKASLELDKNVFELTVKRNAAQMEAQKKEISKLRAKVASLEHALELKAEEPEKQEEEEKALVTIQASQVELDKLQKVLHMRERELAHVKRLASSIVDQRTELEQFFHEALAQVKQEIMASRQQYKKEALQAYRQRLKEATAGKLKFPPIRTFHKGPHSTNSVYSDLEAAARWTHQPDSKVEISDLTWEQKEQVLRLLFAKMNGQRERKDSQHMALSASSEKRSLIASDAAGIREDLSRATFITQGPEQPPNPLPDIHTT from the exons atgacgaagaagaaggtcCCCAAAGTGAAGAGGGCGAAAGCCGG aaaaggaaagaaagaaagcaAGCATGAGTCAAAAGCGGACAAAGAGTCTGACAGTGAAAAAGCCAAGGCCAACGCTGGGCTGTGGAG TGAGGTTAAGGTCACCGAACAGTCGCTCGTGGAGTATCGCGAGGCCTGTCGGAAGTTAGCACGCGCAAACGAAGAGCTCACCAACCAATTGTATCGCGCAGAGAAAGACTCCATCGATATTACTGGCTTTCTGAAGAAACAAGATGCTGCTAAAGCGGAGAAG ATCAACGTGCTGCAGAGAAGCCTCAAAAATCAACAGGCACTTGCACAGGGGGAGCAAAACAAACTG GTTGATGACTACACGAGGCAAATCAATGAGATGAAGGAACTGttcagaaagaagtccagtGACTTTAACATGATCCAAGATGGGATGAAGAGAATTAAGGAGTTTGAGAAGAGGAAAGCCCAGATGGAGCAGGAGCTCAGTGAT ATTAGAGAAAGCATGGATCTTTCTGACAAGAAGCACAGGGAAAACCTAAACAAAGTGGAGTGCAGATTCttcaaagaaaag GATCGCCTGGAGAAGGAAGCAGAGCGAACGATAGCTGTGGTGGTGGAGAGGGCCCACAATGAAGccattgt GCAGTTGGACGATGCCTCGCGCTCTGTGTTTAAGGAGAACGTCCGTCTGAATGAAGCTCTGAAATACCACATAAAGGAGGCAGAGGACCTGCACGCTTTGACGCGTTCGACGGCTAAGGAAAAGGCCTCCCTGGAACTGGACAAG AACGTGTTTGAGTTGACGGTAAAGAGAAACGCAGCTCAGATGGAGGCCCAAAAAAAGGAGATATCCAAGCTGAGGGCCAAGGTGGCTTCACTGGAGCATGCCCTCGAGCTTAAAGCTGAGGAACCTGAGaaacaggaggaggaggagaaggctCTGGTCACCATTCAGGCCAGCCAGGTAGAACTAGATAAGCTGCAGAAAGTGCTTCACATGCGGGAGAGGGAGCTGGCGCACGTCAAGCGGCTGGCCAGCTCCATCGTGGATCAGCGCACAGAGCTGGAGCAGTTCTTCCAtgaggctctggctcaggtgaagcAGGAGATCATGGCCAGCAGGCAGCAATACAAAAAGGAGGCACTACAGGCTTATCGCCAGAGGCTAAAAGAAGCCACAGCAGGAAAGCTAAAGTTCCCGCCCATCCGCACCTTCCATAAAGGACCTCACAGTACCAACTCTGTCTATTCAGACCTGGAGGCGGCTGCAAGGTG GACCCATCAACCAGACAGCAAGGTT GAAATCTCAGATCTCACTTGGGAGCAGAAGGAACAAGTGCTCAGGCTTCTCTTTGCTAAAATGAATGGACAGAGGGAA AGGAAAGACAGCCAACATATGGCTTTGTCTGCCTCCTCCGAGAAGAGGAGCCTTATTGCCAGCGATGCTGCCGG GATCAGAGAGGATCTCTCCCGGGCGACCTTCATCACCCAGGGGCCCGAGCAGCCCCCCAACCCCCTGCCAGATATACACACCACATGA